The window TTGAGGGGCTTCGCGACTTCGGCCCGGCAATCAGCCCGTTCAACTCCTTCATGATGCTCCAGGGATTGGAAACCCTCTCGATCCGGGCAGAGCGGATCAACGCCAATGCGTTGGAGATGGCCCGCTGGCTCGAGAGACACCCGAAAGTGGAGAGAGTAAACTATCCAGGTCTCGAGAGCAGCAAATACCATTCATTGGCCAAGAAGTACCTGAAGAATAATGGTTTTGGCGGAGTACTCTCATTCTTTATCAAGGGCAACGAAAAACAGACCGCCAAGGTTATCGACAACCTTTCACTGATCAGCCACGTAGCCAATGTGGGCGACACCCGGACACTGATCATTCATCCGGCAACCACTACCCACGAACAGCTATCGAAGGAGGCTCAGCTTGCATCTGGCGTCTACCCAAACATGCTGCGGCTCTCGCTCGGGCTGGAACATATCGACGACATCAAGGCGGAACTCGATGAAGCCCTGGCGAAACTTTAGCCACAGAAAAGCGGGTTGAATTCCGTCAACACAACAAGAAACCAAAAAGAGCGTGCGATCAGACAGATTTGCACGCTCCTCTTTTCAATTGGTCAATAAGAGGTCAATCGATTACTTTCTTCACCACATTGGGATCTTTCACCAACGCCCTGAGCTCCTGTTCTAGATCTACACGGCTCACCTCCATGTCTTCCAGCTCCAACCGTTGCCAAATCTCCTCAACCCACTGATTCTGGTTATTACCGAACTCGTCAACCGCCTGGAACCACTTCAGGTACATGAACCTGGGGCCAGACAGCCTTAGAATCAATGGATTGTCTTTCCCAATCTGCGATCTGTTGAAAGAATGGTCAATCTCTTCGATGTAAAGGGAATCTCCAACCAGCCTGTATTTCCCGTCAACAGTGATCATAGCTCCCTCATCTGTTGTCATGAAATTTACAAACCTGCCGTCATCGACAATCAACTTGAACATTCCGTGAGGCACCTTCTTGTACCCTCCCTCGTTGCTGTTGTGGATGGCCTTCACCTCCCACAACCCAAACAGACGCTTTGCCGTTTCACTTTTCAATCCTCTTTGCGCTGTTCCACATCCGGCCAGTAATGCAATCACGCAAACAAATAGAGTACAGAGATGTATCGTTTTCATGATCACCATATTTTTATGGGATTAACCCCATACAAATATATGATCATTTTCACCGATTTATACCCAATCGGGCATATTTTTTTACCGGATATCCATCTCCTCGATCAGATGCGTGGCCCCCGCATACTTGTCGATAATGAAGAGGACGTAACGGATATCCACGATAATGCTTCGCTGGTAATCGGGCAGGTACTGGATATCGCCACCTACACCCTCCCAGTTCCGGTCGAAATTGATGCCGACCAGCTCACCCCTGGCATTCATGACCGGACTGCCCGAGTTGCCTCCGGTGGTATGGGTGGAGGCGAGAAAGGCCACCGGCAGGTTGCCGTCGGGTAAAGCATAACGCCCATAATCCCTGTCATTATACAACTGTTTCAGTTTTTCCGGCACAACAAACTCCCAGTTGAGTGGATCCTCCTTCTCCATGACTCCCTCTATCGTCGTTTGCGGCAGATAGTAGACGGCATCGCGGGGAGAGTATCCCTTCACCTGTCCATAGGCCAGCCTCAAGGTAAGGTTGGCATCGGGCGCATAGGCAGTTGCGCCGTCCATCTCGAGTATCCCCTCCAGGTATGTGCGACGGGCAAGCTGGCAGGCACGGTTAAATGCTCCCTGCCGGGCAATCAGCGCGGCCTCCTCGGCCCTGACCGACCTGGCAAAGTTAAACATCGGGTCGCTAACGAGCGCCTCGGCCGAAGGTGCGGCAAGAAACCCCTCCAGGTTGGCTTCACTTCCAAAAATTGAATTCTCGAAGATCGAATCCACAAACCTGTCCACATCGCCGCCAAACTTATCGTGCAGAACAGAAAAGACCGAAGGTTGCTTCTCACGTGGAATCAACCGCACATATTCCGCAATCATCGCCTTGGCCACCCTCCTGTCCACCGCCGCGCTGTAGTTTTTATTGGCAAAGTTCCGATAGTCACGGGCCAGCAATCCGGCAAACTTCCCGGCATTCGCCTCATCCTTTTTCTGCAGCGCAACGATCAGCGAGTCGGCATTCGCCACCGGCACCGACGCAAACTCAATAGCCCGGACAATACCTTCGTTCAGCATCCGCTCCCTGTAACGAAGATCGCTTCGCATCTCCACAATATGGCGGATAGTGTCGAGCGCCGAAAGATAGTGTAGCCTATTCTTTCTCCTTGCCCACTCGGCAAGCCTCTCCTGCTGCACCTTTTTCACCTCCACAAAATTGTGCTTGTCGATCGCCCAGTTCGAGCCGATCGCACTCTTATAGGCGTTGGTCGATCCGGAGTATTTCGATGCGTACTGGATCTTCACCTGCGGATCGGCCAACATCTCTTTCAGAAGGGTCTCCTGGCGAACCTGCCGCATATTGATACGCACCTTATTGTCGATATCGCGCCGCTCGGCAACCTCCCACGATGTGGAGAACTTCTGGGTCGACCCGGGAAAACCGAGGATCATTACAAAATCGTTCGCCTTCACACCTTGTGTCGAAACGGTAAGCCAACGTTTCGGTTTCAGCGGGACATTATCCGGTGAATATGGCGCGGGATTCCCCTCCTTGTCTGCATAGATGCGGAATAGGGTAAAGTCGCCCGTATGGCGCGGCCACATCCAGTTGTCGGTATCGGCACCGAACTTTCCGATCGAACTGGGGGGCGCACCCACCAGACGGACGTCGGCATAGATCTTCTTGATAAACATGAAATATTGGTTCCCCTCAAAGAAGGGTTTGATCTCCACATCGGTTCCGGCATTCTCCTCCAGGAAGGCACTCCCCACCCTCTCCACCGCAATCCTTTTCAGGTAAGCGGGCGAAAGGTAGAGCACCCCGTCTTTATCGAGCGACCTGTCCCGATCGAGACACCGCTTCACATAGTCGGTCACATCCACCACCTTGTCGATAAAGGTGACCGTCAGTCCCGGATTGGGCAGCTCCTCGGCCTGCGACCTGGCCCAGAAACCATCCTCCAGGT of the Petrimonas mucosa genome contains:
- a CDS encoding DUF4488 domain-containing protein; protein product: MKTIHLCTLFVCVIALLAGCGTAQRGLKSETAKRLFGLWEVKAIHNSNEGGYKKVPHGMFKLIVDDGRFVNFMTTDEGAMITVDGKYRLVGDSLYIEEIDHSFNRSQIGKDNPLILRLSGPRFMYLKWFQAVDEFGNNQNQWVEEIWQRLELEDMEVSRVDLEQELRALVKDPNVVKKVID
- a CDS encoding S46 family peptidase; this encodes MRRSFMLLLLFLSTLTLFADEGMWMLHLLKQQKYPEMKRLGLELKDYDIYNPDGASIKDAVVQFGSGCTGEVISSRGLVLTNHHCGYGTIQSHSTLEHNYLEDGFWARSQAEELPNPGLTVTFIDKVVDVTDYVKRCLDRDRSLDKDGVLYLSPAYLKRIAVERVGSAFLEENAGTDVEIKPFFEGNQYFMFIKKIYADVRLVGAPPSSIGKFGADTDNWMWPRHTGDFTLFRIYADKEGNPAPYSPDNVPLKPKRWLTVSTQGVKANDFVMILGFPGSTQKFSTSWEVAERRDIDNKVRINMRQVRQETLLKEMLADPQVKIQYASKYSGSTNAYKSAIGSNWAIDKHNFVEVKKVQQERLAEWARRKNRLHYLSALDTIRHIVEMRSDLRYRERMLNEGIVRAIEFASVPVANADSLIVALQKKDEANAGKFAGLLARDYRNFANKNYSAAVDRRVAKAMIAEYVRLIPREKQPSVFSVLHDKFGGDVDRFVDSIFENSIFGSEANLEGFLAAPSAEALVSDPMFNFARSVRAEEAALIARQGAFNRACQLARRTYLEGILEMDGATAYAPDANLTLRLAYGQVKGYSPRDAVYYLPQTTIEGVMEKEDPLNWEFVVPEKLKQLYNDRDYGRYALPDGNLPVAFLASTHTTGGNSGSPVMNARGELVGINFDRNWEGVGGDIQYLPDYQRSIIVDIRYVLFIIDKYAGATHLIEEMDIR